In the genome of Peromyscus eremicus chromosome 8b, PerEre_H2_v1, whole genome shotgun sequence, the window CTGTATTTAAGCATAAAATGTGCCTCTTGAGGCTGCGTTTCCTGTGTCCTCACAGTTTGCAGCTGACCCTTTCATCACCTGAGCTCTTCTGCCAGCAGAGATCACAGGAAGCCACTAGAGAATGGGCTCCAGAGAGCAAACTAGCTTTGTGACCTTATGGCTGTGGCCTCAGAGACAACTCAGATTTGTCTTACACAAGGTCAAAGGTGGGGGAAGTGGGAAATGGGAAGTAGGAAAGAAGGAGCAGAGGAAcacaggaggagacagagaaggaggagaaagtgtAGCCCAGCAAATGTTCACCTTACCTCTTGTGCTAGATTATTtgccttttttaaagatttgatttAATTATGTGTCTGGATGGGATGGGGTATGTGTACAGGAGTGCAGTTGCTCTCAGAGGCCATAGAACTGGCATCttcccggagctggagttatagataataGCAAGCCTACTGATGTGGGTAcagggaaatgaactcaggtcctctgtttGAGCAGTGCACACTCCTAATCTCTGGGCCAGGCCATCTCTCAGCCTCTATTTGGCTCTTTGAAACAGGGTGTggctgtgcagtcctggctgacctgaaactggcTAGGTAGCGTGGGCAGGCCTCTGGCTTGTGAGCAACGGAAAATATATTCCAGCATCAGTTCTTCACAAAGGAATTTACTTTGTAAACATTATCTAGCTGTAAGTTTTAaaacacctataatcctagtattcaggaggcagagacaggaggattgccacaattGTCAACTTGGGCAATATAACAAACCAAGTGTCTTTTCAAAAaaggggggagaaaagaaaaacagaggaagaggaaggtctAGTCACAGTTCAGTGTAGAGATATGCCTTGCACACAGGAATCCCTGACTTTGATTCTCAACATGCCCTCATGAGGACGCATATGAAATGGGACAAGTATATCATGATGTGAATAGCTTCATAACTGCTAGGGAGCATGCCTCCATTACAGTTCTGCACATTGTTTCAGATCATTTCCTTTAATCACAGAGAccacaaaattattaaaattcagcttaagtatttcattaaaaaatatagaatcaaatttttcatatttaaaccaACTTGctaaaaattaactttattgCCTTCTAAGGAATTCACTCATGAAATCAAACACATTTGTGAGTAGGGATGATGGCATGGCCAGAGATGTGAAGATTTGATTTTGTGCTCAGTTGGGATAACAAGACTCATCTTTCCATGCTTTCCAGATTGAGAACACATAAATgtataatgtgtttttaatttttaaaatgttatgtgttggtgagagagagatgtgtgtttgtgagtgcttGTGGGTGCAGGCTTGTGCCACTGAATccagtgtgaaggtcagagggcaatcttTGGTGTTGACCTTCACCTTCCCACTTGTTTAAGATGGGTCTCTTTGTAACAAGGGAAAGCCCCATTTCATGATATGTTTAACAGAGGATAGATAGTACTGCCACGCAGCAGGGTGAGGAACTTCCAACAAAGGAACTATTTACAAAGCCAAATGTGGACATTGGTTTAACAGAAACAGCAAGAGAAAACCTGGTACCTAAAACCAATGGCAGTCTGGCATTCATGCTACACCAGAAAGGCACTGGAAGGGTACAGTTGCAGAATTTCCACACATGGCTGTGTGGACACCACATGACCTTTTCCTGAAAACTACAGCCAGCCCTGGGGCACATTTACAGAAGATACCTATGTGGAAAGCTTGACTCATCTCACCCTTCCTCTAACCACTGACCCCTTCCTGCTGTTTCCCACTGGAGAATACTATGGAAACCCTGGGCAAAGAGGGCTCTTGAATGCAATCTGTCTGGAGTAAGTGGAGAAAGTCAGAGAGGTAACCAGCACCTAGCTTGGGAACTAAGGTATTTAAGAGAATTGTGTCAAATAAAGCAGTTCACTAGAGGCTCCATCAAATCATACAAATCTTCCCATGAATTCCTAAAGCACAATTAGACAGGATCCAAAACCGTTAGCACTTTAAATTCTTTATTCTGAAGACAGTCCTTGTCTTGAGGGTATAAATTTATTCCATGTTACACTTCATATTTCTtctacacagttttttttttattgttgttgtttatagcAGACAGAGGTAACTCCACTCTGGATGCAGACTCAGTTAATCAATGAATTTATCGGTTAAATGGTTAAAGCTGTTGGAAGGTGTTTTTGGCATCTTACAGAACTGCATTTGCTGAAATGTCATAGATAGACCAGTGTTTGCAGTGAtctggtgtcttagtcactgttctattgctgtgaagagacaccatgaccaaggcaacttatagtaGAAACAGGTTATTGgagtcttacagtttcagagggtgagtatGGCAGTAGCCAGTAGACATGCCACTGgaccagtagctgagagcttacatcttgatgtGTAAGCtctagacagagacagagggacctAACTGGGAGTGGCTGGCTATtaacacctcaaagcccacccccagtaacactcctccagcaaggccacacctcttaatccttcccaaacagttccaccaactggggacgaAATATTCAAAGATATGGGCCAATAGGggccttctcattcaaaccaccatacctggttttgaAAGGATCAACATAGTGTCACTTTCTGTATTCAATTCATATTCacagtgttgtttgtttgtttgtttgtttgtttgtttgtttgtttgtttccttaatGTGCTTCAGGAAAGAGATTTGTGGTTTCTGAATTGGAGCGAAATATTTTTCCTGACACTATATGCCCAAGAGCTTTGCGAAACCAGGGGTAGAAAAAGCCATGGATGAGGGGGTTGCAAGTAGAGTTGAAGTACCCAAGCCATACCAGAAGATCAAGCACTATGATGGGTGTGGAGTAGTCTAAATATGGATCAATCAAAACAGCCAGAAAGCAAGGCAACCAACATGCTAGAAATACCCCCATGACGATACCCAGGGTCTTAGCTGCTTTCCTGTCCTTTTTCTTAGACAGGTTTTTTCTTACTTCTCCttttgtgttctcctgcctattGTTGAGGGCTCGAGCATGTCGTTtggaaacaataaaaattttaccATAAATACCAACCATGATGGAGCCAGGCGTGAAGAAGCAGGTAGTGAACAGTATTGTCCCCCAGAACTTGTTGAATGTAAGTGCACAGAAATTGAAGCAAGCCACAAGAATCTCGTAGCTCTGCATACCGGAAACATTGGCCTCTGATAGAActaagccaaaagaaaaaagagcagggGCCACCCAGCAAAAAGCCAGCAGCCTCTTGATCATGGACACCGTCATAGTGGTGGTGTAGTGCAACGGATAACACACCGCATAAAATCGGTCGACGGCAATGGAACACAGGTGGAATATGGAGGTCAGGCTCAGCATCATGTCGAAGCTTGCGTGGAATTTGCAAAAGCCGCCACCGAAATACCAGCAGCTCTCCACTGATCTCACCATGCTGTAAGGCATGATGACAAAACCCAGCAGGAAGTCCGTGGTTGCCATGGAGAGGATCAGGAAGTTGGTGGGAGAGTGGAGCTGTTTGAAATGTGATATGGAAATCATGATCACCAAGTTCCCAAAGATGGTGATCACCATGGCTCCGGTCATAAACGAGTACATTATCACACGGACACGAAAAGAGCGATCGGTGGGCGGACAGGATTTATTCCCAAATTTGGGGCAGCTGGATAAGTCTTCGGGAATGTAAGCTAGATCCATGATGATTGGTCCTTCGAATTTCTTTCCAGGAGGAAGTCagggtttcttcttttcttcaaatGATGGCAGTGAACTTCACCTGTCTGGAGCATAGCAATGTTCAAACTCATCTGCCATCAATTGACTCTAAACATCAGTAATTCAAAAGTTCAAAATTATACCTACTGTGTTTATTTTCTGAGTTAGTTGCcacattagaaaaatgaaaaacttcaACTGTTTATGCTTCCCCGTGTTGATCGTTTTTATTCTTGcccatccatccctcccttcaCTCATCGTGTGTTACCTTATGTACTGTTTTATTCCAGTTAAtgaaatggaataattttttgGTTGACATTTATCATAAGCAACCTCATTCGCAGAACTTGAACTACAATAACTTTACATGTCTTTCaccatcaaaatactgaacatgTAAAATCTTAAGTCAAACCACAAAGTTTTTCCCTATGTGTTTGTTCAAGAATTTGATTTCTTCAAGTGCAAAAATTCTATAGCTATTTTAGGCACCAAAAATAACATACTGCtaaggaaaaatatttgtaaGTAAACATTTCAAACAGTTTACCATTGGGATATTTTATTTCCCTATTCAAGCTGATAAAGCTGGCATGTCTGCAGACACATTTATTTGCCAAAAGTCAGACATATAATGCAAGATGTCATTGTGCAATTAAAATCTATTGAAAATTTACTGGACACATAAGAGACATAATGATATCACACTGAACTTTAACTGCATAACTTAATTTCCttagccttaaaaacaaaaatgttgtaAGCTCtgcttgaaataaaaattatgatcCAAAATTctaatacagaaaacaaatatttgtacATGCCAATGAGTAACATAGACACCGCTATTCTCTTAACGGGTTCTCCAATTTTAGGACCTAGAACTAACACTAACTGTGATTCTCTCTTTATTTCTAGTTCCACAGGTCAGAAAATAATGTTGAGTTCTATATAAACCATTAAACCGTCATCTGGAAGCATAAAGTGGTAGCTTACTCCAccactccagaggctgagtcaggaaggtCACCAGACTCTCAAACCTGCCTGAGCTACACGGTGAGTtccagagactctgtctcagaaacaaacaaatatacagaCAAATAGGTATCTTTAAACACAAACTCTCAggtttaaattctgtttttaaggACTTCAAATCATTCTGAACCTAAAGGACAATTTTGTCTCAAGAGATTTGTGTTGATTTCTGTTAAACATGCTAAGATAAAAGCAACAGAGTGACAGTATAACTTCATGCATAGTTTCATAAAATAGACTAAGACTATTATAAGTAGAAATGACAGGAAATGTGCTAGGAAAGATATGGTACATTTATTAAGATTTGTGACtaagtgttttctgttttattctctgTACACATTTAAGACTGAAATAGgcaagactgtttagaaatcaTTGCAGGACTCCAACTAAGGTGAAGAGAAGGGAAACATTTCTCCTATAAATTTGCTTTGTAACTATGTGTGGGGTTTATACTCATAACATCGAAAATAAAAAGCAGCAACAACTTCCAGTTCATAAATAAGCCTTATCTGTTGACAATGGGCAGGGATGtattttctgaacattttttGAAAAGCAGGTAGGAGCAGGCAGATTTTTAGATAACAGATTATTACAAAGGATGGGCAGAGGAACTTCTCTTCCATAGAGCAGGGCAGAAGGCAAATAAGAAGTATGGTGAACTTTTCCCATAATTTGCATTAAATgctgttttatttgaaaattagtAGAACAGAAATATCTACTAAAATGGAGTATGGGAGAATGTGTTAGACATGgagtaggaaggaaggaatctaTGGAAACACATCTTCCATAAGGACCACATTTACCTTTTTTGGTTGATAAAGGGGAGAAACCCACCTTGACTTGCAGGCAGGTCAGTCTATGGCCCTGCAGGTGTATCAAGTGTGTATTTCAATATCTGTTCCCATGGAAATTCTGATGtacactcccctcccctcagtCTCTCACACTGCACCTTTAACAGTGATCTCCACGCTGTCTTGAAAATGTCTACtctagccaggctgtggtgaaactacgtagaccaggctgcccttgaactccaaaatccccctgcctcccaagtgctggaattaaaggcttgggTCAGAAGCTATTTAGAAAAACTTCCCCCGTTGGAATTAATCTTATAAGATTATTGATGTAACCAAAGGAAATAGAGAGTGGTGAGTCCAGTTCTTCTGACGATTTCAAATACTCTTTTCCTTCTAGCACTGTGCCTTGtcttaatgtaaatttctagAGAAGTGAGGTAGCATTCTATTTATTTGCTAACTCTGATGACACAAAACAAAGCCATCTTTAGGGCAGGAATCACTTGTTCAATTAAATAGTAAGACGTTAGCCCCAACACATCATCGAAACCTAATTAGTAAAGCACTCTGTCTCCTGGCATTCTTTAATCTGTCTTGGAAAATATTAAGATAATTGCACAACAGAAAATGTTGTTtagcaaacagcaaacaaacccttccctcctaCCAGCCCCCCACCAAATAAAGCAAAACTCAGATAACGGTAAAAATTTTGGCTATCTAAAAGTTTCAAAACTACTTGCcccaaatttttcttcttttatattgttctattttgctttttgagacaggctctcactctgtaaccaAGGCTGGCTTGGTACTCACGGCAGCCCAGCTTCttcagcctccctggtgctgggattacagacactatTACACCCACTACGCCAAATGTAAGTTTGCTTCATTGCATGGTCCCAGCTGTTCCATGTATATAAAATACCTCCGATCTTCAAGTGGCCACTGCGATTGCACGCTGGGACCAGTAGTAAACTCTAGCTCTCCCGGCCCCTTTTCCAATGAACCTCCTTCATCCCTTTCTGTCTGCCATTCATTACCGATTTATCTGGGCAGCGAAAGTATTTATGGCCTCAGCCTGTCCTAATAAACGTAATCTGCCGGCCAGCCTTGTTCTCATTTCCTGGAAATGGGcttgaaacaaaaaaatcaggccacctcccccccccaaagacacatcttcacaatgttCGCATGCTGTTTGTACACTCCTCGAACTGGACAAGAACTATTTTAGATCATAGAGATCTGGCGTTTCTGGTGTGGGCATTCCGTGTGTTTGGAATGAGGGAGCAGTTCTGGGAAGCAAGCAGCAACAAAAAATCTTAAGCAAATGCTGCATGCAGGGGAAGATATTAAAATAATGCATGGCATCTGGAAGTGATTTGAATAATAAACGTTATTTTTGTTAAAATGCCAAAGAAGAAAATGCATCTTAACTTAATTGAAATACCTTACAATTATTGaatcatgccttatatacttctTTAACttagtaaaaacattttatatgttACATAGAAACTTGTAAACCCTACCAAACCAATTTTGATGGAAATATTAAACCCTTTTACAGGAACACCACAATAATTATTTTCCGGTTAGGGAGACAAAACTCTACCTTTTCTGTTACAACCCATGGGTAACACATTCTAATCCCCAAACATTTGTGTTAGTGAAAAATGGTCAAtttgtttccaattttttttatgatAAAGTACCTTTTGTTTCTTAGAATGTTAGTTTCACCTCATTGAGTTTCTTCTGGTGTCTTTGGTGGGTGTGATGCAGGAAGTTCTGGAAAGTTCGGTGCAGAGAATTAACATCCCCTCATATATCAGTTTGTCTGTGCTCTCAAGAGGGCTGCAATGAAGAAGGCAGATCCAGGATGGGGAGAGAAGGCTTCATGCAGATTCCTGATGTAATCACCATTGCACTTTCTTCCCTTGAGGATATTATAATAGTCCGTGGACTTCAGTGTCCCAGCGAATTTCAGTTGGCTTTTTCCAAATGAAGGACAGTAATTTCAGATCTGATGTCTTGGTTATTTGGCTTTCATTCTAGAAAGAGAATGTGCCCAAACTGCCATATACTAAAAATACATGAAACTAACCTAAATGCTGACTGATATCCAAGGCAAGagtaattgtattttttattatttatttatttatttattacagcccaattacagtttctcctctctccctcctctcttcaaccttcccacccacccacccccattcacgcctcctcccttctcttcagaaaagggcaggcctcccatgtatatcagccaaccatggcatgtcaagttgcagtaagactaggcacctcttcTCCTActaaggctggatgaagcaacccagtaagagggaagggtcccaaaagctggtaacagagtcagagactgcccctgcccccactgttaggagacccacaagaagaccaagctacacaactgtaacatgtatgtgGAGGACCTACATCAGTCCCATACAAGTTCTCTGATTGGCGATTGAGCCTCTGTGAGCCTCTAAGAGCCCAGGTTTGTTGATtctatgagttttcttgtggtgtccttgtcccttctggctcccataatccttcctctgcctcttctatAGGATTCCCCAaggtctgcctaatgtttggctgtgggtctctgcatgtttccatcagttgctgggtaaaGCCTCTCTGGCaataatctatgagtatagcagaatatcattaggaattttttttttttttgcaactttggaaatcaatatggcagaaaactaggaattgatctacctcaagacccagctctatcactcctGGTTATATCCAAAGGACACTCTACCGTACCACAAGAATACTTGCTCAACATTAATAGCAgccttattcataatagccagaaactggaaacaacctagatccatcaaccgaagaatggataaagtatggtacatttatacaatggagtatttattattcatctgttaaaaactatggcatcatgaaatttgcggacaaatggatggaactagaaaagatcatcctgagataacccagacccagaaagacaaatgtggtgtgtactcacttataagtggatattagccataaagtaaaggataaccatgctacaatccatagaccttAAGCTAACTTAAGGAAGGATCAAGGGGCGGGGCGGCGGAGGCAGGGGAACACATGGATCTcactgtgaaggagaaatagaatacacATCACAGGTGgacaggggatggggtggggggtctggatgggggtgggtgtggaacaggaaggatcaggttGGGGGAAGATGATGGGAGAGAGTACcgggaaagacaactggaataAGGGGTATCCCTGGGGTGAGCTAGAAAACTAGTACAacggaaactcccaggaatctgtgagggtgaccctagctaagactcctggcaaccGGAAATATAGAGCCTtaaccagccatctcctgtgaccaggtgATATTTCCAGTGGAGACATTGGGACCCCAACCCAGTCACATAACCTTTGACTTACAATTTGCcatgcctacaagatatgctgggatacaggtggcacagaaattgtgggaatggccaaccaatgactggtccagcttgagacccatgttATCAGAGGGAGCACATCCCTGACAGtccctggagggccaggacccagaggctggacagccctgagacctaggatagaaccaaagaATAATTGTCTTAATTGTTTGTTTTCACTCTGAATGAGAAAATATTGGTGTGGAAAGGAAGTATTTGTTTTTACTTCAATAATTTGTACCAGTTTGGCTCAAGTACTTGGTGGGAGGGggatgaggggagagagagaaggagaatatATCAGATcatttcagtttaaaaaatgaTCAAGAGATGGAGAGGTGTTCATGAGGTCCCACTGGTTCCTGAGGAGATAAAGACAGCTGATGGTCACTGGGGGAGGTGGGAACCATTTTCCTCAGGGTTATAGAAACTACTAAGTTATTCAGGCTCCAGTAAATAGCTCTACAGCCATGCGTTTGCAGGTGAACCTAATTAAACCCCAtagatagcacacacacacacacacacacacacacacacagagacagacagagagagagagagacagagacagagacagagagacagagacagagacagagacagagaacaaattAACAATCCAAAATAACAGTAAAATAGAGGaacacttgctgggaagaaaaggaCTTCATTGGGAGTATGAAGAAATGAGTGTAATAAGGGATGAAATGACcaaatatgtatttgtatatgaactctcaaagaataataaaaatgaaaacaaagtgacTAAATCATCTTAGGCTCTGTTATACTAGATTAGTTCACATAACTGTACCTGGTTTAAATCGTTTCCTTTTGgaaattttttccttattttttattttgtgcttttaGTCTTTTTAACCATTTTACTTCCTCCCTTTGGGCTGTGAGGAGCCAACTTGTCACAAGGACAGTGAGGATGGGAGGCAGCTTCCAATCTAGAGAAAAGTGATAGGGCCATCTTTGAGCTGCATTTGAGCAAGACTAATTTTTAATCTGACTACTTAATAGTCATTCTCTCATTTTAATCTCTGTAATGAACTAAGTTCAAAGCAAACTTGTTGAGTGTTATTTATAATGTTAATTGCcatggtaaaaataaattaattaaataaaaatattccataTTACAagatttacatacatatattaaaacCCATGTGAACACAGACATGtcttgtggggcgtttacccaccaaccccacagttccccagagttttcttgagtgcgagcagcaggacatattagatagaaggatttattgcggagaatatcatggagataaacagatagaaaataaaggatagccttgagagggcctggaacctattccaatggccctcgactatctctgccccagggtttttatagagatgccaaggggtggagcaaaagacctcctcccccagcacagccaagtgcagaccatctcagacacctgcactcaggcccgtggtcctaatcatcctctatgcggacctgctgggtaaagccacaaggaagccaagaacgggctcccacaatgtctgaaattaaaattttgtaagatggggttggagagatggctcagcagttaagagcactgactgctcttccagaggtcctgagttcaactcccagcaaccatatggtggctcacaaccacctgtaatgagatctggtgccctcttctgtcctgcaaggacacatgcagacagaatactgtatctataataaataaatctttaaaaaaaaattgtaagataCTACCTTAAATTCATTCAGGGATTCTAATATCTATTTCCCTCTAATTGGTTTTTCATTGAGAATGTTGCTTACAGCTTGCACTACACTCAGATCCCTGGTGCCCACTTTAAAGAATAGATGGCTAACTTTTCAGGAATGTTGGCATCACATTCATACCTTAAAATCAGATAGAAGGCTTTTAGGGGGCTATCATTTGTATGACACAGACAGTGTCAAactttacatttcatttttccttctgagaAGTAGAAACATTTGCCAGCCCGTCTTGCTGGCACAACACACAGACTATAGCCCACCATTAATGAGTCTCAATTTGCAGTCAGCAAAAGGCAGTAAACGCCAAATAGAAAGTCACTAGTACCTGATCTTCCCTTTAAATCATGAGATTTATTTTTGGCTTCCCTTCTCCACTCCCATTCTCAATACATATAGATATTGATCAAACAATGACGGATTCCAAACATAAGATATTTGCTATTGCATTTATTAATCATCACATCCAGTACAATACAAGCTATTCATAAAACCTAGGAAGTCACAGAAGAGAGTTCTGCCGTCGTAAGTGGAGAATAGGCAGTGGCCATGACCAAGAGAATGTGTTGATGAGAACTTCCAAGGGATCTGTGCCACTATTAcagtttttcagtttttcttctctctgtgtttcatctatttatttgtgtgtgcatatgtgtgcacgtgtgtgcgcacacccaatggcccatgtgtggaagtcaaaggacagttTCATGCAAGAActagttctctcctttcccccataTGGTTTTTTGcaagaactggttctctcctttcccccataTGGGTGCCGCGATTGAACCCAGACTTTGTAGCCCGCAcattcatccactgagccatctcaaccaCCCtccaaatctttatttaaaaaatacatttgatCTCACCACAGTAAAAGCTAGTAAAAGTCTAACCTTCAGCTAGAAAATTGATGCTTTCTGCCAGAATGTGGGGTTTTGGTATTATTTAGTTAGCAATAATTTTTACTTGTTCATATTCCAAAAATCTGATAGATATGCTtagggactgagaaagaaacattaAATGAAGTTGTTGCACAAAATGTATGGTAATGACAGGAAGGAGAAATTCTCAAGTTCAGCTGCATTCTGATCCTcctgaatagaaaaaaaaggggCGGGGCTAGAGATGCTCAGAGGTCaaaagcattgactgctcttctggaggacctgggttcagtccccaacacccaCTTGggatctcacaaccatctgtaactccaattctaggggatccaatgccctcttctgggctccaaaggcactgcatacacatgatacacagacatgcatggaaACTTAACACCTGTACATATAAAGTCTTTTTTTCAAAAGGTGTTTGCATATTCTTTTTATTCCTGCATTTTTCCTCATCTTCTATTCCTTTTCTAATTTTACTTCTTTTCTCCTAGTGCTATACAATGGCTAGATAGAATTTGGGTAcaaagagggttttttttccccttaaatacTAGAAACCAAGAGCCTTTTATTGTAGCCaaatctcttctctctgtctctgtctctgtctttctcccccccccccatacacacacatacacatacaacctTGGGCAACCTcatcttttctgtattttttccttCAATCTGCCCATCTTAGAGTACACTATGGTAATTTAGGACGTGTACACAGAATGCTATAATCAAATCAGAGTGATAATCAGCCCCATGACTTCATCCGTGAATCATTTTCAAATAttgataatttcattctttttggaTCATTTTGAAATGTATCATAGTCATCCTGTTGTGCTAAGAAGTAGAAACTGTGTTGTTTTCATACCCTTTGTTACTAATTTTTAAGTTAGCTTAAATTCATTATACAGAATCCTCATTTTCCTACATACATTTCATTCGTTAAGCCTTTGCTATACAGTATTCATTATACATTATACATTTtcgtatatatatattcacatatatttacTTTGGTCTTATTTATTCCCCTCCCTCAGTGCCCTGGCCATGTTCTTGACCTTCGCTTGCTGGTCTTCTGTCCCCTATTAGCTCCTTGAAGCAACCTCCTTACCTCCTTATTCTTTGAGTTCCAGTCTGTGGTACACTAGTATAGATCAagtctattgtgtttctttttgagTAAACAGATTAGTATTATGGAAATGTGAGCTGAAAATTTTACCCAGCAAAATGTACTTCAGTGCTCTGCGAAACCAGGGATAGAAGAAACCATAAATTAAGGGATTACATGTGGAATTAAAATAGCCAAACCACGTTAAGGCGTCAAACAGAATCGCAGGTGTAGAGAAGTTCAGGAAGGGGTCTAACAGAATGGTGAAAAAACAGGGAAACCAGCACAGTAAGAAAACACCCATCACGATTCCTAAAGTCTTGGCAGCCTTTTTGTCTTTCCTCATTTGATTATTTTGACTTTCCGGCAAGTTATCAATTGCACGAGCATGTTTTTTGGATACTGCAAAAATTTTGCCGTAAATCCCCACCATCATAGAGCTG includes:
- the LOC131918867 gene encoding trace amine-associated receptor 3 translates to MDLAYIPEDLSSCPKFGNKSCPPTDRSFRVRVIMYSFMTGAMVITIFGNLVIMISISHFKQLHSPTNFLILSMATTDFLLGFVIMPYSMVRSVESCWYFGGGFCKFHASFDMMLSLTSIFHLCSIAVDRFYAVCYPLHYTTTMTVSMIKRLLAFCWVAPALFSFGLVLSEANVSGMQSYEILVACFNFCALTFNKFWGTILFTTCFFTPGSIMVGIYGKIFIVSKRHARALNNRQENTKGEVRKNLSKKKDRKAAKTLGIVMGVFLACWLPCFLAVLIDPYLDYSTPIIVLDLLVWLGYFNSTCNPLIHGFFYPWFRKALGHIVSGKIFRSNSETTNLFPEAH